The Rattus norvegicus strain BN/NHsdMcwi chromosome 9, GRCr8, whole genome shotgun sequence genome contains the following window.
ATCCCCCAAACCCAGGAGAAAGCCTGGAAGCTACATATGCCTATGATTCCAGCATTGGGGAACAGAAGCGGGTGGACCCTAACAGTCCACTGGCCAGTCAGATATCCAAAATGGCAAGTTTCCAGTTCAGTGAGACACCCTGCCTCAAGGCAGTCAATCAGGCAGAGGGCCGTAGGCGAACCCATCACACATCCAATGTCCTTTTCTAGCCTTCAGGTGTGGGCATGCACAAGCTCTCACACCcacagcaaaacagaacaaacgcCATCCGTGCGCAGGTGATGAGGGGGTAGTGCAGCAGGTAAAGGAGCCTGCTGCTAAGCCTGACTTGGGTCTGATCTCTGGGAGGCCCGTGGGCAAAGGAGAGCTTAGACTCCAGAAAGCTGGAATCTATAACGCCATACCCATGCCATGGCAAAAGCAACCATGCACATGtgtaatacacataaataaacacaaaatcaataaaaagggTCTGGTGATGACAGCCCCTGCCTAGCACGCATAAAGACCTGGGTTCTACCCCCAGCACCAGATAAACTGACTGTGGTaggctataatcctagcactagagAGCTGGGAGCAGGAGCATCAGAAACTCAAGGTGAGTTCGaaactagcctgagctacacaaaaCATCTCTCACAAAAACCTAACTCCTACAAAATGAAACTTTAAAGGGTGATTACCTGAAAGGCCAGAACTCTAAGTTGTCAGCGTAAGATGAAAGGAGAAACCAGGCGTGAAGGAGGATGCAGAAGAATGTCTGTCTGACAGGGCAGGAAAGATGGCACTCATAGCATGGGCCAgccagtggtggcacacacctttagtcccagcacttgggaggcaaaggcagacagacctctgtgagttcaaggccagcctagtctacaaagagagagttgcaggacagcagggggtacacagagaaactctgtcctaaaaacaaaaccaaaaggaagaaacaaacaaaggggCATAacaaggggctggtgagatggctcagtggctctgATCACTCATTCACTCCCTGTTCTGTCAGAAGAtggagttcaggtcccagcacccaccagcCACATTGCGCTGCCCACAAGTGCCTGTAATGCCAGCTCCAAGGGACCCTATGttcccctctgacctccacaggcaccatctacagaaataaaaccaaagcCAGGAGCAAGGACGCACTCTTGTTCCAGCACTCCGGAcgggtctctgtgagtgtgaggctgCTCCGGTCTACACAGtgactttcaggacagccagagtgagccagggctacagagtgagacctgtctcaaaaacaacacaataaaatataagtaaaaagtGTGGTAATGAAAGAGGATTGGGGAGCAGGTCAGTGCCTTCCCTGCAGTGCGCTGGCCTCTCTGCTGCCAGCAGGCTCTACACTGAACTTCCTGCTCCCATCCCTTCTGTCCACACTGCCGATTCACACCTGTCATCTCTTTGACAATTCATCTCTTTGAAATATGTCAGCCCTCGAAGCTGATCTTATTCTGTCTCAGGGCTACACACTGCAATTACATACCTGGATCATACTACATCAGGCTGCACTGCCTTGAAACTTTTCAAAAGCAGGTAAGAACTGTGAGGAGGAAGGGggattgctggggattgaacccaaggccttgcataagtgttctaccactgagctacaacccttGGGACactgatttttaatattttatttttatgtgtataactggtttgctttcatgtatgtctgtgcaccacctgCACACCAGGGGTCCATAGTGGGCACTGGGCATtgaatcccctagaactagagtcacaaatggctgtgagctgccatgtcggtgctgggaatcaaacccgggcCTTCTGGAAGACCAACCAGTGCTCTCaattgctgagctatctcttcagccccaacaCTATTCTTTAATGAAGGAAGTGCTTCCTGTTGTGTACAATCTTTGTTTCCTCAGAAAGGTTCTCagtctctagaccaggctggcctcgaacccaaATTCAGTTTCCCAGCTCCCCATAGCAGGTAGCTggtaactacctgtaactccagctccaggggatcggACACCTCTAGCCTCCATAAGCACCCATACTTTTGTGCATATAGCCACATATAAGGGCACAAGTacgtgtccacacacacacacacacacacacacacacacacacacacacaaatagggtCAAACTGCAAACTGACCACCATAGTCAAAGACCCACCAAGAATGAATGAGCTCACAAACACATCCTGCCTCGTTCAAGACTGCTACCCTCGGCAGAAAAGTCAACATGTCATTTACATAAATATGGGAGGGACTCTAAGCCAGGTTCCACCCATGTGCTTACAGCCATCTACTGACCTTGGCTGCCCAGGGTGGAGGCAGCTGTGTGGTAAGTTTCACAGTCCACACAAAATGTTCCTTGTTTCTCTGCTCCAAGCATCTCCAATTTCTTGGTGAGGAGCTCCACTGTCTGCTGGACACTCTTGCCCTCAGCCACAGGCATCTGGGACACACTGAAAAACAGAACCTCA
Protein-coding sequences here:
- the Med20 gene encoding mediator of RNA polymerase II transcription subunit 20 isoform 2 (isoform 2 is encoded by transcript variant 2) — translated: MGVTCVSQMPVAEGKSVQQTVELLTKKLEMLGAEKQGTFCVDCETYHTAASTLGSQGGVWPLCGS